In Hippoglossus hippoglossus isolate fHipHip1 chromosome 24, fHipHip1.pri, whole genome shotgun sequence, a single genomic region encodes these proteins:
- the si:ch73-212j7.1 gene encoding centrosomal protein of 170 kDa protein B isoform X3 translates to MSVTSWFLVSSSGTRHRLPKEMIFVGREDCELMLQSRSVDKQHAVINYNTTTDEHLVKDLGSLNGTFVNDLRIPDQTYITLKVSDIVRFGYDTHVYVLEKSQHKVPEEALKHEKYSSQLQMSVKVLDEKKTEQDDQMRAEKTQSGKTQDAPGCQPTPLYGQPSWWGEEDFGSKVQHSDEPHPEVQRDVLSVDPDFTGSLSNSQTKMFPSYHREPSYFEIPTKDFQHPRTSGAELHEIPTKDTDTPPAPPSPPTKTLPVVQSHASFTIEFDDCRPGKIKIKDHVTKFSTRQRRQQAPPSKTSITATPAEVMSSESKVADWLVHSDVSMMRRRPTCEDVYSTKSDLAMNIKTLKGHHHEDGTQSDSEDPVLKGRSTSHHSVQSEQSEVLQQTVQSGQSIYCQPPAPTQKLHQPLQYSPPSTAPASPVAPERPLSQSPTQAPPPTTETQKQGPPESLTQQAFIIEFFDDNPRKKRSQSFTHNPTHADSYSALKAKMERRKGSERPASVHGHIPPTQQMTVPLKGQSHSGPQRSSSLKREKTEGEAASSNSSSRSSSGIVIRPFGSVGKKSKLAQEFATEFLKDSSQQDSSPTREIMSPPPMSAPPVMVSPPHARIPSPQEPPAPSSVSYPSSPLQPLAVLKSSIPTNAGQTTSPVRSSGPHMSSMLSHGVRAGDTKGSQRMVRNEEDDSLSDAGTYTIEAESQDKEVEEARNMIDQVFGVLDSPEYSGVNTGVYRPVINDGKDEQANLPSDGSTVDLLHGFIPAAISGPPTGPIQVPAAHVQGLEGPKWVSRWASLADSYAEPGSTPPQGECLEALRFMSSSLGTYSHENSESESSHSSRTRRLLPQVPPEKLDSVAPSILIRHESYQGQEPLDRVSGSPNRQDSTQHLSVQDDVDPDSLSDASRSDDGPVLERAKKNQVRSGAMSPGVTGPQVRGQERVSPSNKSTSFYIGSEDHPGKPDQAQSPVQSERTRDPPAKTPPTTVLIRHLSGHEPRRTGVKPNSSAPNLQIQDKDSVPTKDSCMSSFVRQESFTKDRPSDTVQMKNLPHISSHPSIRDMEQRRENIQDAQSFLQEAGGTLSSLDTRFPSSGFCRSSKKGGSSSHMDDSLSGESDVDTASTVSQVSSKNAPVSSASKKRPAISSLQKEKSSSSPTIQEKGRQLTARERLSEKRQSQTTPNVSSKIDAEKRFQMRRSTGNCGSLDLSEGQQSSGTNWTESTSSDHESSRPSNRSKKLITPLQKEDNEKTAKTVTQQVLTRSNSLSAPRPTRASMLRRARLGEASDNEGAETDRLSQNSDNITAPPKLSGEGKKMSRLDILAMPRKRTGSFTAPSDNETSSTGRSAFSNRNSESASTTRKVLVSDARQAASRRGGAPVKQTSTHTRSSGAKYPSTGSRRRQKDSDFSSSEEEYEMNAAASKAKRSSHHSASAQNPRGQRTAATRSKSVSLETEEDDDQNEVDPYQNWSTHSAEIAKLSQDLAKDLAILAKEIHDVAGDGDSPSSGMGTTTSPSSLPNTPASTISAREETPSYPFLRGVQPSQLVHHIPEASLNYQKVPPGSSVVSDLDANMNEPEPGSKQRRPWNREEVILDNLMLNPVSQLSQAIRENTEQLAEKMKVLFQNKAEVWEEIEAKINAENEVPILKTSNKEITSILKELRRVQRQLEVINTIVEPGGNLQTATVGTSSLGTSSLCQTRPSSKEKKPASKPRSPPQTSNSNESTKRPPRGPSGGHYKA, encoded by the exons ATGAGTGTGACTTCCTGGTTCCTGGTGAGCAGCTCAGGCACTCGACACCGCCTCCCTAAGGAGATGATCTTTGTGGGCCGAGAGGACTGTGAGCTCATGCTGCAG TCACGCAGTGTTGACAAACAACACGCTGTCATCAACTACAACACAACCACTGACGAACATCTGGTCAAAGACCTGGGCAGCCTGAACGgg aCGTTTGTAAACGACCTGAGGATTCCTGATCAGACTTACATCACCCTGAAGGTGTCTGACATTGTCCGCTTCGGATATGATA CTCATGTCTACGTCCTGGAGAAAAGTCAACACAAAGTCCCAGAGGAGGCTCtgaag catGAGAAGTACAGCAGCCAGTTACAGATGAGTGTTAAGGTtttagatgaaaagaaaactgaacagGACGATCAGATGAGAGCTGAAAAAACCCAGAGTGGCAAAACACAAG ACGCTCCCGGGTGTCAACCCACTCCTCTGTACGGACAGCCGTCCTGGTGGGGGGAAGAGGACTTTGGGAGCAAAGTTCAGCACAGCGATGAGCCACATCCAG aaGTGCAGAGGGATGTTCTGTCTGTGGATCCAGATTTTACTGGATCTCTGTCAAATTCGCAAACAAAGATGTTCCCCTCATACCACCGGGAACCGAGCTACTTCGAGATCCCCACCAAGGACTTCCAGCATCCCCGAACCTCGGGGGCGGAGCTCCACGAAATCCCCACCAAGGACACAGATACGCCCCCAGCCCCGCCTTCCCCTCCCACCAAGACCCTGCCTGTTGTTCAGAGCCACGCCTCCTTCACCATTGAGTTCGACGACTGCAGGCCCGgaaaaatcaaaatcaaagaCCACGTCACTAAGTTCTCCACCCgccagaggaggcagcaggctCCGCCCTCCAAGACGAGCATCACAGCGACACCTGCCGAGGTGATGTCTTCAGAGAGCAAGGTGGCTGATTGGCTAGTCCACAGCGATGTCAGCATGATGAGGAGACGTCCGACATGTGAAGACGTTTACAGCACAAAGAGCGACCTCGCCATGAACATCAAGACCCTCAAAG GTCACCATCATGAGGACGGAACCCAGAGCGACTCAGAAGACCCAGTTCTCAAAGGAAGGAGTACATCCCACCACTccgtccaatcagagcagtCTGAGGTGTTGCAGCAGACTGTCCAATCAGGTCAGTCTATCTATTGTCAACCGCCTGCTCCTACACAGAAGCTCCACCAGCCACTGCAGTACTCTCCGCCGAGTACGGCCCCAGCCTCACCTGTGGCCCCAGAGCGGCCCCTGTCCCAGAGCCCTACTCAAgctccaccccccaccacagagacacaaaagcAGGGCCCCCCTGAGAGCCTCACCCAGCAGGCCTTCATCATCGAGTTCTTCGATGACAACCCACGCAAAAAACGCTCACAGTCCTTCACGCACAACCCTACCCACGCTGACTCGTACTCTGCCCTGAAGGCCAAGATGGAGAGGCGCAAAGGCAGCGAGAGGCCGGCATCTGTTCATGGCCACATCCCCCCCACCCAGCAGATGACAGTTCCTCTGAAGGGTCAGAGCCACAGTGGACCCCAGAGGTCGAGCTctttaaagagagagaagacagaggggGAGGCGGCTTCATCGAAttcctcctctcgctcttcCTCGGGCATCGTCATCAGACCCTTTGGCAGCGTCGGGAAGAAGTCCAAGCTTGCCCAGGAGTTTGCCACTGAATTCCTGAAGGATTCCAGTCAGCAGGACTCTTCCCCAACAAGGGAAATTATGTCACCTCCACCCATGTCTGCGCCTCCAGTGATGGTGTCGCCTCCTCATGCAAGGATTCCCTCTCCACAAGAACCTCCAGCACCATCCTCTGTCTCCTACCCCTCGTCCCCCTTACAGCCTCTAGCAGTTTTAAAGTCTTCCATCCCCACTAATGCAGGACAGACCACCTCTCCTGTGCGCTCCTCTGGACCTCACATGTCCTCAATGCTCTCCCATGGCGTCCGTGCAGGAGACACGAAAGGTTCCCAGAGGATGGTGAGGAACGAGGAGGATGACAGTCTGAGTGATGCCGGAACCTACACCATAGAGGCAGAGTCACAGGACAAGGAAGTGGAGGAGGCTCGCAACATGATCGATCAG GTGTTTGGTGTCCTCGACTCTCCAGAGTACAGTGGTGTGAACACAGGAGTGTATAGACCTGTAATAAATGATGGCAAGGATGAACAAGCTAACCTGCCTAGTGATGGTAGCACTGTGGACCTGTTGCATGGCTTTATCCCAGCTGCAATCAGTGGCCCCCCAACAGGCCCCATACAG GTTCCAGCTGCTCATGTACAAGGTCTAGAAGGACCTAAGTGGGTTTCCCGCTGGGCCAGTCTGGCAGATAGCTATGCTGAACCTGGTTCCACTCCACCTCAAGGGGAATGTCTAGAAG CTTTACGCTTCATGAGCAGCTCGTTGGGAACTTACAGCCACGAAAACTCTGAGTCTGAGTCCAGTCACAGCTCCAGGACCAGAAGGCTGCTGCCCCAGGTGCCTCCAGAGAAGCTGGATAGTGTCGCCCCGAGTATCTTGATTCGTCATGAATCTTACCAAGGCCAGGAACCTCTGGACAGAGTGTCTGGTTCTCCCAACCGACAGGACTCCACCCAGCATCTGTCTGTTCAGGATGATGTGGACCCAGACAGCCTGAGCGACGCCAGCCGCTCAGATGATGGACCAGTTCTGGAAAGGGCAAAGAAGAATCAGGTCAGATCAGGAGCTATGTCTCCAGGGGTCACTGGTCCTCAGGTTAGAGGTCAAGAGAGAGTGTCTCCATCCAACAAATCCACATCCTTCTACATCGGTTCTGAAGACCATCCAGGCAAACCTGACCAGGCCCAGAGCCCAGTACAGTCTGAGAGGACGCGAGACCCCCCAGCAAAAACTCCCCCTACCACAGTCCTGATACGACACCTGAGTGGACATGAACCCAGGAGGACAGGTGTCAAACCCAACAGCTCTGCTCCAAACCTCCAAATACAGGACAAGGATTCTGTCCCAACTAAAGACAGCTGCATGTCGTCATTTGTCCGGCAGGAGAGCTTTACCAAAGACCGGCCCAGCGACACCGTCCAGATGAAAAACCTTCCCCACATCTCCAGCCACCCATCCATCAGAGacatggagcagaggagggagaacatCCAGGACGCACAGTCCTTCCTTCAGGAGGCTGGGGGAACTTTGTCTTCTCTGGACACCAGGTTCCCCTCATCAGGTTTTTGTCGCAGCTCAAAGAAAGGGGGCTCCTCCAGCCACATGGATGACTCCCTGTCTGGTGAGTCAGATGTGGACACTGCAAGCACCGTGAGCCAAGTAAGTAGCAAAAATGCTCCAGTCAGCTCAGCTTCTAAAAAGCGTCCCGCCATCAGCAGCCTTCAGAAGGAGAAGTCATCTTCCAGCCCAACCATCCAAGAAAAGGGACGGCAGCTCACTGCCCGTGAGCGACTTTCTGAGAAACGCCAAAGCCAGACGACTCCTAATGTATCAAGTAAAATTGATGCAGAAAAGCGCTTTCAAATGCGCCGCAGTACAGGGAACTGTGGCTCTCTGGACCTTTCTGAGGGCCAGCAGAGTTCTGGTACAAACTGGACTGAAAGCACGTCATCTGACCATGAAAGTTCTCGTCCGTCCAACCGTAGCAAGAAACTAATCACTCCTCTTCAGAAAGAGGACAATGAAAAAACAGCCAAGACAGTGACTCAGCAGGTCCTGACACGTTCCAACAGCCTGTCAGCACCACGGCCGACCCGAGCCTCCATGCTCCGTCGAGCACGACTGGGTGAGGCTTCAGACAACGAAGGTGCTGAGACTGACCGGTTATCCCAGAATTCCGACAATATCACTGCACCGCCCAAACTCTCCGGCGAAGGGAAGAAGATGTCCAGACTGGACATCTTAGCAATGCCCCGGAAGAGGACCGGCTCCTTCACAGCTCCCAGCGACAATGAAACATCCTCCACGGGACGGTCTGCTTTCTCCAACCGCAACTCCGAGTCTGCTTCCACCACCAGGAAGGTATTGGTGAGCGACGCTCGGCAGGCAGCCAGCAGACGAGGTGGAGCTCCTGTGAAGCAAACATCGACCCACACCCGGTCCAGTGGAGCAAAGTATCCCAGCACTG GTTCCCGTCGCAGACAGAAGGACTCTGACTTCTCATCCTCTGAGGAAGAATACGAAATGAATGCTGCGGCTTCGAAAGCTAAGCGCTCATCCCATCACTCTGCCTCTGCACAGAATCCCCGTGGCCAGCGCACGGCCGCCACTCGATCCAAGTCTGTTTCCCTGGAAACGGAGGAGGATGACGACCAGAACGAGGTCGACCCTTACCAGAACTGGTCCACGCACAGCGCAGAGATCgccaa GCTCAGTCAGGACCTGGCCAAAGATCTCGCCATCCTGGCGAAGGAAATCCATGATGTCGCCGGAGATGGAGACTCACCGAGTTCGGGCATGGGAACCACCACCTCGCCCAGCTCACTGCCGAATACGCCAGCCTCCACCATCTCTGCCAGGGAGGAG actccatCTTACCCATTCTTACGTGGCGTTCAACCATCTCAG CTGGTCCATCATATCCCTGAGGCCAGTTTAAACTACCAGAAGGTTCCTCCAGGTTCGTCTGTCGTCTCCGACCTGGACGCAAACATGAATGAGCCGGAGCCTGGTTCTAAACAGCGACGTCCTTGGAACCGTGAAGAG GTGATTCTGGACAATCTGATGCTGAATCCAGTGTCTCAGCTTTCTCAGGCCATCCGCgagaacacagagcagctggcTGAAAAAATGAA GGTTTTGTTCCAGAACAAGGCtgaggtctgggaggagatcgAGGCCAAGATCAACGCTGAGAACGAAGTGCCCATCCTAAAAACCTCCAACAAG GAAATTACCTCCATTTTGAAAGAGCTGAGACGAGTCCAGAGGCAACTGGAAG TAATAAACACCATTGTGGAGCCCGGTGGAAATCTCCAGACTGCGACTGTTGGGACGTCCTCACTCGGGAcgtcctctctctgtcagactCGTCCTTCATCAAAGGAGAAGAAACCCGCCTCCAAACCCCGGAGCCCCCCCCAAACATCCAACAGCAATGAAAGCACCAAACGACCACCTCGTGGCCCCAGCGGGGGCCATTACAAGGCCTGA
- the si:ch73-212j7.1 gene encoding centrosomal protein of 170 kDa protein B isoform X1, translating to MSVTSWFLVSSSGTRHRLPKEMIFVGREDCELMLQSRSVDKQHAVINYNTTTDEHLVKDLGSLNGTFVNDLRIPDQTYITLKVSDIVRFGYDTHVYVLEKSQHKVPEEALKHEKYSSQLQMSVKVLDEKKTEQDDQMRAEKTQSGKTQDAPGCQPTPLYGQPSWWGEEDFGSKVQHSDEPHPEVQRDVLSVDPDFTGSLSNSQTKMFPSYHREPSYFEIPTKDFQHPRTSGAELHEIPTKDTDTPPAPPSPPTKTLPVVQSHASFTIEFDDCRPGKIKIKDHVTKFSTRQRRQQAPPSKTSITATPAEVMSSESKVADWLVHSDVSMMRRRPTCEDVYSTKSDLAMNIKTLKGHHHEDGTQSDSEDPVLKGRSTSHHSVQSEQSEVLQQTVQSGQSIYCQPPAPTQKLHQPLQYSPPSTAPASPVAPERPLSQSPTQAPPPTTETQKQGPPESLTQQAFIIEFFDDNPRKKRSQSFTHNPTHADSYSALKAKMERRKGSERPASVHGHIPPTQQMTVPLKGQSHSGPQRSSSLKREKTEGEAASSNSSSRSSSGIVIRPFGSVGKKSKLAQEFATEFLKDSSQQDSSPTREIMSPPPMSAPPVMVSPPHARIPSPQEPPAPSSVSYPSSPLQPLAVLKSSIPTNAGQTTSPVRSSGPHMSSMLSHGVRAGDTKGSQRMVRNEEDDSLSDAGTYTIEAESQDKEVEEARNMIDQVFGVLDSPEYSGVNTGVYRPVINDGKDEQANLPSDGSTVDLLHGFIPAAISGPPTGPIQVPAAHVQGLEGPKWVSRWASLADSYAEPGSTPPQGECLEALRFMSSSLGTYSHENSESESSHSSRTRRLLPQVPPEKLDSVAPSILIRHESYQGQEPLDRVSGSPNRQDSTQHLSVQDDVDPDSLSDASRSDDGPVLERAKKNQVRSGAMSPGVTGPQVRGQERVSPSNKSTSFYIGSEDHPGKPDQAQSPVQSERTRDPPAKTPPTTVLIRHLSGHEPRRTGVKPNSSAPNLQIQDKDSVPTKDSCMSSFVRQESFTKDRPSDTVQMKNLPHISSHPSIRDMEQRRENIQDAQSFLQEAGGTLSSLDTRFPSSGFCRSSKKGGSSSHMDDSLSGESDVDTASTVSQVSSKNAPVSSASKKRPAISSLQKEKSSSSPTIQEKGRQLTARERLSEKRQSQTTPNVSSKIDAEKRFQMRRSTGNCGSLDLSEGQQSSGTNWTESTSSDHESSRPSNRSKKLITPLQKEDNEKTAKTVTQQVLTRSNSLSAPRPTRASMLRRARLGEASDNEGAETDRLSQNSDNITAPPKLSGEGKKMSRLDILAMPRKRTGSFTAPSDNETSSTGRSAFSNRNSESASTTRKVLVSDARQAASRRGGAPVKQTSTHTRSSGAKYPSTGSRRRQKDSDFSSSEEEYEMNAAASKAKRSSHHSASAQNPRGQRTAATRSKSVSLETEEDDDQNEVDPYQNWSTHSAEIAKLSQDLAKDLAILAKEIHDVAGDGDSPSSGMGTTTSPSSLPNTPASTISAREEFYYFLRLIDERLHAALDPHDSFLCSAAQTPSYPFLRGVQPSQLVHHIPEASLNYQKVPPGSSVVSDLDANMNEPEPGSKQRRPWNREEVILDNLMLNPVSQLSQAIRENTEQLAEKMKVLFQNKAEVWEEIEAKINAENEVPILKTSNKEITSILKELRRVQRQLEVINTIVEPGGNLQTATVGTSSLGTSSLCQTRPSSKEKKPASKPRSPPQTSNSNESTKRPPRGPSGGHYKA from the exons ATGAGTGTGACTTCCTGGTTCCTGGTGAGCAGCTCAGGCACTCGACACCGCCTCCCTAAGGAGATGATCTTTGTGGGCCGAGAGGACTGTGAGCTCATGCTGCAG TCACGCAGTGTTGACAAACAACACGCTGTCATCAACTACAACACAACCACTGACGAACATCTGGTCAAAGACCTGGGCAGCCTGAACGgg aCGTTTGTAAACGACCTGAGGATTCCTGATCAGACTTACATCACCCTGAAGGTGTCTGACATTGTCCGCTTCGGATATGATA CTCATGTCTACGTCCTGGAGAAAAGTCAACACAAAGTCCCAGAGGAGGCTCtgaag catGAGAAGTACAGCAGCCAGTTACAGATGAGTGTTAAGGTtttagatgaaaagaaaactgaacagGACGATCAGATGAGAGCTGAAAAAACCCAGAGTGGCAAAACACAAG ACGCTCCCGGGTGTCAACCCACTCCTCTGTACGGACAGCCGTCCTGGTGGGGGGAAGAGGACTTTGGGAGCAAAGTTCAGCACAGCGATGAGCCACATCCAG aaGTGCAGAGGGATGTTCTGTCTGTGGATCCAGATTTTACTGGATCTCTGTCAAATTCGCAAACAAAGATGTTCCCCTCATACCACCGGGAACCGAGCTACTTCGAGATCCCCACCAAGGACTTCCAGCATCCCCGAACCTCGGGGGCGGAGCTCCACGAAATCCCCACCAAGGACACAGATACGCCCCCAGCCCCGCCTTCCCCTCCCACCAAGACCCTGCCTGTTGTTCAGAGCCACGCCTCCTTCACCATTGAGTTCGACGACTGCAGGCCCGgaaaaatcaaaatcaaagaCCACGTCACTAAGTTCTCCACCCgccagaggaggcagcaggctCCGCCCTCCAAGACGAGCATCACAGCGACACCTGCCGAGGTGATGTCTTCAGAGAGCAAGGTGGCTGATTGGCTAGTCCACAGCGATGTCAGCATGATGAGGAGACGTCCGACATGTGAAGACGTTTACAGCACAAAGAGCGACCTCGCCATGAACATCAAGACCCTCAAAG GTCACCATCATGAGGACGGAACCCAGAGCGACTCAGAAGACCCAGTTCTCAAAGGAAGGAGTACATCCCACCACTccgtccaatcagagcagtCTGAGGTGTTGCAGCAGACTGTCCAATCAGGTCAGTCTATCTATTGTCAACCGCCTGCTCCTACACAGAAGCTCCACCAGCCACTGCAGTACTCTCCGCCGAGTACGGCCCCAGCCTCACCTGTGGCCCCAGAGCGGCCCCTGTCCCAGAGCCCTACTCAAgctccaccccccaccacagagacacaaaagcAGGGCCCCCCTGAGAGCCTCACCCAGCAGGCCTTCATCATCGAGTTCTTCGATGACAACCCACGCAAAAAACGCTCACAGTCCTTCACGCACAACCCTACCCACGCTGACTCGTACTCTGCCCTGAAGGCCAAGATGGAGAGGCGCAAAGGCAGCGAGAGGCCGGCATCTGTTCATGGCCACATCCCCCCCACCCAGCAGATGACAGTTCCTCTGAAGGGTCAGAGCCACAGTGGACCCCAGAGGTCGAGCTctttaaagagagagaagacagaggggGAGGCGGCTTCATCGAAttcctcctctcgctcttcCTCGGGCATCGTCATCAGACCCTTTGGCAGCGTCGGGAAGAAGTCCAAGCTTGCCCAGGAGTTTGCCACTGAATTCCTGAAGGATTCCAGTCAGCAGGACTCTTCCCCAACAAGGGAAATTATGTCACCTCCACCCATGTCTGCGCCTCCAGTGATGGTGTCGCCTCCTCATGCAAGGATTCCCTCTCCACAAGAACCTCCAGCACCATCCTCTGTCTCCTACCCCTCGTCCCCCTTACAGCCTCTAGCAGTTTTAAAGTCTTCCATCCCCACTAATGCAGGACAGACCACCTCTCCTGTGCGCTCCTCTGGACCTCACATGTCCTCAATGCTCTCCCATGGCGTCCGTGCAGGAGACACGAAAGGTTCCCAGAGGATGGTGAGGAACGAGGAGGATGACAGTCTGAGTGATGCCGGAACCTACACCATAGAGGCAGAGTCACAGGACAAGGAAGTGGAGGAGGCTCGCAACATGATCGATCAG GTGTTTGGTGTCCTCGACTCTCCAGAGTACAGTGGTGTGAACACAGGAGTGTATAGACCTGTAATAAATGATGGCAAGGATGAACAAGCTAACCTGCCTAGTGATGGTAGCACTGTGGACCTGTTGCATGGCTTTATCCCAGCTGCAATCAGTGGCCCCCCAACAGGCCCCATACAG GTTCCAGCTGCTCATGTACAAGGTCTAGAAGGACCTAAGTGGGTTTCCCGCTGGGCCAGTCTGGCAGATAGCTATGCTGAACCTGGTTCCACTCCACCTCAAGGGGAATGTCTAGAAG CTTTACGCTTCATGAGCAGCTCGTTGGGAACTTACAGCCACGAAAACTCTGAGTCTGAGTCCAGTCACAGCTCCAGGACCAGAAGGCTGCTGCCCCAGGTGCCTCCAGAGAAGCTGGATAGTGTCGCCCCGAGTATCTTGATTCGTCATGAATCTTACCAAGGCCAGGAACCTCTGGACAGAGTGTCTGGTTCTCCCAACCGACAGGACTCCACCCAGCATCTGTCTGTTCAGGATGATGTGGACCCAGACAGCCTGAGCGACGCCAGCCGCTCAGATGATGGACCAGTTCTGGAAAGGGCAAAGAAGAATCAGGTCAGATCAGGAGCTATGTCTCCAGGGGTCACTGGTCCTCAGGTTAGAGGTCAAGAGAGAGTGTCTCCATCCAACAAATCCACATCCTTCTACATCGGTTCTGAAGACCATCCAGGCAAACCTGACCAGGCCCAGAGCCCAGTACAGTCTGAGAGGACGCGAGACCCCCCAGCAAAAACTCCCCCTACCACAGTCCTGATACGACACCTGAGTGGACATGAACCCAGGAGGACAGGTGTCAAACCCAACAGCTCTGCTCCAAACCTCCAAATACAGGACAAGGATTCTGTCCCAACTAAAGACAGCTGCATGTCGTCATTTGTCCGGCAGGAGAGCTTTACCAAAGACCGGCCCAGCGACACCGTCCAGATGAAAAACCTTCCCCACATCTCCAGCCACCCATCCATCAGAGacatggagcagaggagggagaacatCCAGGACGCACAGTCCTTCCTTCAGGAGGCTGGGGGAACTTTGTCTTCTCTGGACACCAGGTTCCCCTCATCAGGTTTTTGTCGCAGCTCAAAGAAAGGGGGCTCCTCCAGCCACATGGATGACTCCCTGTCTGGTGAGTCAGATGTGGACACTGCAAGCACCGTGAGCCAAGTAAGTAGCAAAAATGCTCCAGTCAGCTCAGCTTCTAAAAAGCGTCCCGCCATCAGCAGCCTTCAGAAGGAGAAGTCATCTTCCAGCCCAACCATCCAAGAAAAGGGACGGCAGCTCACTGCCCGTGAGCGACTTTCTGAGAAACGCCAAAGCCAGACGACTCCTAATGTATCAAGTAAAATTGATGCAGAAAAGCGCTTTCAAATGCGCCGCAGTACAGGGAACTGTGGCTCTCTGGACCTTTCTGAGGGCCAGCAGAGTTCTGGTACAAACTGGACTGAAAGCACGTCATCTGACCATGAAAGTTCTCGTCCGTCCAACCGTAGCAAGAAACTAATCACTCCTCTTCAGAAAGAGGACAATGAAAAAACAGCCAAGACAGTGACTCAGCAGGTCCTGACACGTTCCAACAGCCTGTCAGCACCACGGCCGACCCGAGCCTCCATGCTCCGTCGAGCACGACTGGGTGAGGCTTCAGACAACGAAGGTGCTGAGACTGACCGGTTATCCCAGAATTCCGACAATATCACTGCACCGCCCAAACTCTCCGGCGAAGGGAAGAAGATGTCCAGACTGGACATCTTAGCAATGCCCCGGAAGAGGACCGGCTCCTTCACAGCTCCCAGCGACAATGAAACATCCTCCACGGGACGGTCTGCTTTCTCCAACCGCAACTCCGAGTCTGCTTCCACCACCAGGAAGGTATTGGTGAGCGACGCTCGGCAGGCAGCCAGCAGACGAGGTGGAGCTCCTGTGAAGCAAACATCGACCCACACCCGGTCCAGTGGAGCAAAGTATCCCAGCACTG GTTCCCGTCGCAGACAGAAGGACTCTGACTTCTCATCCTCTGAGGAAGAATACGAAATGAATGCTGCGGCTTCGAAAGCTAAGCGCTCATCCCATCACTCTGCCTCTGCACAGAATCCCCGTGGCCAGCGCACGGCCGCCACTCGATCCAAGTCTGTTTCCCTGGAAACGGAGGAGGATGACGACCAGAACGAGGTCGACCCTTACCAGAACTGGTCCACGCACAGCGCAGAGATCgccaa GCTCAGTCAGGACCTGGCCAAAGATCTCGCCATCCTGGCGAAGGAAATCCATGATGTCGCCGGAGATGGAGACTCACCGAGTTCGGGCATGGGAACCACCACCTCGCCCAGCTCACTGCCGAATACGCCAGCCTCCACCATCTCTGCCAGGGAGGAG ttttattattttctcagGTTGATTGATGAGCGTCTTCATGCTGCTTTGGATCCTCATGACTCATTTCTCTgttctgctgcacagactccatCTTACCCATTCTTACGTGGCGTTCAACCATCTCAG CTGGTCCATCATATCCCTGAGGCCAGTTTAAACTACCAGAAGGTTCCTCCAGGTTCGTCTGTCGTCTCCGACCTGGACGCAAACATGAATGAGCCGGAGCCTGGTTCTAAACAGCGACGTCCTTGGAACCGTGAAGAG GTGATTCTGGACAATCTGATGCTGAATCCAGTGTCTCAGCTTTCTCAGGCCATCCGCgagaacacagagcagctggcTGAAAAAATGAA GGTTTTGTTCCAGAACAAGGCtgaggtctgggaggagatcgAGGCCAAGATCAACGCTGAGAACGAAGTGCCCATCCTAAAAACCTCCAACAAG GAAATTACCTCCATTTTGAAAGAGCTGAGACGAGTCCAGAGGCAACTGGAAG TAATAAACACCATTGTGGAGCCCGGTGGAAATCTCCAGACTGCGACTGTTGGGACGTCCTCACTCGGGAcgtcctctctctgtcagactCGTCCTTCATCAAAGGAGAAGAAACCCGCCTCCAAACCCCGGAGCCCCCCCCAAACATCCAACAGCAATGAAAGCACCAAACGACCACCTCGTGGCCCCAGCGGGGGCCATTACAAGGCCTGA